The DNA region AAGCAGAGCAGAAATCATCAGTGAGTTGCTAAAACATGTCTCCTGCTTCTGTTGTTCATGTTGCTCTATTGCCAAGTGCTGGCATGGGCCATCTCACTCCATTTCTGAGGCTAGCTGCTCTGCTTGTTCGCCACCACTGCCATGTAACTCTCATCACCCCTCAACCCACTGTCTCAAAGGCAGAACAACACCTTCTCACTCGGTTCCAATCTTCTTTCCCTGATGTCAACCAAGTCCAGTTTCATGTTGTTCCTCCTGATGAAGATGTTCCCTCTGCTGCTGACCCTTTTTTCCTCCAATTTGCAGCCATTCGTAGATCTTCCCACCTTCTCTCCCCTATACTTGCTTCACTTTCACCACCTTTGTCTGCTTTTGTCTATGACATGACCCTGATTTCCCCTGTTCTTCCCATTGCTAACACCCTGGGTGTCCCTTACTACATCTTGTTCACTTCTTCAGCTACCATGTTCTCCTTCTATTCCTACTTCCCCAGTTTACCTGCACCTCAATCCTTTCCTGATGTTGTTGAGATTCCAGGAGTTTTAGCCATACCTAAATCGTCAATCCCTCCACCACTTATGATCCCCAACAGTATATTTGGTAACCTTTTCAAGGAGGACTCTCCTAAGCTAACAAAACTACATGGGGTTTTCATCAATACATTTGAAGGACTAGAAGCAGTGTCCCTGGAGGCTCTTAACTGTGGAAAAGTGGTCAAAGAATTGCCCCCAGTTTATCCAGTTGGTCCTTTTGTGCCTTGTGAGTTTGAAAAGGTTGACCAGAAGGGAGCACCATTGACATGGCTTGATGATCAACCTGATGGGTCTGTGGTGTATGTTTGCTTTGGCAGTAGAACTGCCCTGGGGAGGGACCAAATAAGAGAGTTAGGAGATGGGTTGGTTAGAAGTGGATGCAGATTTTTGTGGGTGGTGAAGGACAAGAAAGTTGacaaggaagatgaagaagggttGGATGGGTTGCTGGGGGAAGAGCTTGTGGAGAGGATAAAAGAGAAGGGGTTGGTTGTGAAAGAGTGGGTGGACCAAAGTGAGATTCTTGGCCACAAGGCTGTGAGAGGGTTTGTGAGTCATTGTGGGTGGAACTCAGTGATTGAAGCAGCATGGTGTGGTGTTCCAATTTTGGGGTGGCCTCAGATTGGAGATCAGAAGATAAATGCAGAAGTAGTGTCAAAGAGCGGGTGGGGTGTGTGGAAGAAAGATTGGGGTTGGGAAGGAGAACGTGTGGTGAAAGGTGAGGAGATTGGAGAGGCTGTAAAAGAGATGATGAATAATGAATCTCTTAAGATCAGAGCAGTGCAAGTCAAAGAGGATGCAAGGAAGGCCATCAGTGTTGGTGGGGGATGTGAGATTGCTCTTCAGAATCTAAGGGAAGAGTGGAAGAAGATTGTTAAGAACATTTGAGAATCAATGATTTGGTGCTTTCATCTATTGTTGGAGTTGAATCTAATAGGAAGCAATGATTTTGAATAGCACAGTACAGTAAATTAAGGTTGGTTTAGCTGAACACTTGTCTCTGCATATAAATGTCTTCTTATTTTACCCTCAATCCTTCCCCTGATTTTCCCCTCAATCCTGATAATAGAAAGAAGCTTGGCATGttgcatttttttatttgttgaaGTGAGATTTtgcttgtttttaatttttatgtagGTAATCAGAACATGTGACTTGTCAGGTCATGTGCTATGCTTTTATGCAATGAAAGGTGCATACCATGTTGAAAGGGTGATTGATGAATTATTAGTATGTTCCTTGTTTGGCAGTTTCAAAACAAATAAGAAGACTAGACTCTTTGATTAACATAAACTTATCAGCTAATCACAGTATGAACACAAAACATCACTCGAAGTCTCGAACGAAAGGGGGATATAAAAGAAGAGCAGGTAGGCATGCTTCATCTGCAAGGATCTAGTGAGAAAACACAGGTTATTGAAAAAAGGACTAGTAAgttaaaaatgttaaaaaacttttcttttttatattaaaaagaaTGACTTAATTATACTTATGGTCTCGTATCCATTGCAATTATGCGATTTCGGTCCATTTTCtttaaaacgagcgaatttAGTCGTCATTTTGAGTAAAACTAATTTGGCAAAGTAAGTTTCAATATTTtcacatgtatttttttttcctaaaaatATTTGGATGACATATCATCACCATCGTTGACCTCCTCACCCCCTCTAAGCACTAGTTCGAGGCTGTCTATCCAACACTCATCTAAGGCTCGGACGTGAGAAGGCTTAACACCTAATTTCAATATTTGAATAGTAAAAAAACATGTTGAAGTTGcctaagaaaaaataattttttacatgTCAAGGAATAATTTAGTCGGTTTCTAGTATGAGTTTGTTATGTAAAATCAGTTATTTAATGGTTGAATCAGTTATTTCTGATTATGTAACTTTTCTATTATGTTTTAGAACTGAACGTGAGTAGTTAATCAGTTATAAATAAGATGTGTCATGTTGATTAATTATCAGAAAATTCtaaaataaaggcttaattgcaattttGATCCCTGAAATGATACAATAATGTGATTGTGGTCCCTTTTATTTTAAACGAGCTATTTCGAACTCACTGGTAATGCAATTGTTCAACTTTTGTCCTTCCGTCACATTTCCGTTCAAAATCTAACGCTTATGTCCACATAGCACTTTTATTCACACCACCCTCACTTCTTTCTATTATTTGCACAACTTTTCTTCTATTCTCACCCAGACACATCAATAGTTAAATtcaaagataaaatacaaataatttgaaaatgaaataatggaaaacaaaaaatctaaccctaaaaattcaaaaaaataaaaataaaaaacacaccGTACCACACTGCCGCCAAACCCTTTTTCATCTTTATGTTTATCTTTAACCCtctatctttcttcttcttcttcaaccattCATTCTTCTTCAAGAATCCAAACCCtttttcttcatctttctcTAGCTATAGGTAAAAAAATAACTCATTTTTAGtacatcagaaaaataaattacatccTCTAAGGATTGATCTCGGGACTTTTCCCTCCCCAACTCATATCtctcagctcttaccacttaagctatcatttTGGGACATATTAATGATTGAATGTTtgttagaaaaaataaatatatttagttattttatttgtaatatttaaaaataaaatatattaaagctTAGAAAGTGAGGGGTATATAAAACTCTTCATCGTTGTCCCACCCTCATATGACTTTTCCTTACAAGGTCGAGGGGAAACTAACATAACTATTcactaggggtgtacaagaaccggccctacccgccaacccgtcccggtccaagcctttagggccgggttcaacccggtccaatcattaaaagagaccgggttcgggttgatctttgagttatccaacttcgggtagggtcggggtcgggttgacactcgggtcacccgacccgtcccacatatatattttataaaattttaatttgttataatgattaaaatgtgatacatgatgctcaaatttatcttaccatatagatgaaattaaaatgtttaacatttatcttatgaattaaataaacgtttgtCAAACTatggacactttcatgctctaacaagagaaaatcacgtgtgtgtattatgcatatatgagacaagtgaagaaatgatcaaacaaaatgtaaacctctcaagtgcaatagattatgaaagaattggatcctttcaagttatttcttctaaaaaatagttccaacttataactcttttggtatgttattatctttaaatcttacaattagtatcaaatagtcttaaacttattgtccctcgagccaacccggtcccgtcctacatagacccgtcctaaattggacccgcataatgtcgggttgcttcgggtctagggacgggttagggtctatgaattgacccgatcaatatttagggccgggttagggttaaccaaaacccgtcccaacccgtcctTTGTACACTTCACCCTCACTTTTCCTAGTGAAGGGTAAAATAGTAAGGGGAGCCAAAGTTGTTTAATTGAAAATGGAGAGAATATAATCAAAGAAGCAATATCAGCCTTGTGTTTCTGCTCTCCCTTATCTCCCTCAcgcttccttcttcttctgagtGTTCCACAGAGGAGGGGAGAAGCCAAAGCCAAAGCCAATCATGGGTGCCTCTTCACTACCATCTTTCATTCAGGTGATGCCATCTTCACATGAAAAACTCAGCACCCATCAAAAGAAGTTTCAAATTGGAATACCAACAAGAGACACACAGTTTTCTTGGTCTTTTTCTTCACCTCCTTCCTGCAAAGTTCTTCACAAATCACTTCCTTTGGCTGCTTCAATTGCAATTCTTCTCTGGTCAAGCCCTGGTaggtattaaatattaatatccaCTTAGCTGAACTTCCATTGTATATATACACACTTATGCACTAAAAAGCTTGagcattttcttatttttgcaGCACATGCTGGGTTCATGTCAGGAATCTCTGGATTAGAGTCTGTTCCTGGTCCTCAGCTTCCTCAGATTGACTTTCTCAGCCGCAGAAATGGTTTTAACTTTTGAACTATTTGAACATGCTTAGTGATTTTTTTCGGAAACCTCAATTTGATGAAACTAATTAACATTgggtttgttttttattttacagaAGAAAACCAGAAGATGTATGCTGAGAATGATGCAAGATTTAAATCTTCTCCCCTGCTGAAGAAACTGCTCGAGCAATCTGAGTCCAAAAAAGAGAAGTAATTCTAGAATTAATTATCATAATTATATCTTGTAATGTGATGACGTTTAtttcaaacaaaagaaaaagttcAGCTTCTGTTATTTATCAGAAAGCTACAATGATCCTTGTCTTGTTTTTCAGGAACCGTAAAGAAATTGAGAACAAGTATTGCTTACGTGGAGCAGAGTGGGGAGTTGGGGATTGTTCAGCAGAGGGAATGACTCCAGATGAGAGGGAGAAATTCATAGCAATGTTGAAGCAGAGGGTTGAAGAAAGTAATTAACATGATACTGATGCATAGAGAATGAATTTAAAGGTTTCTTGTAACTTTGGCATGTAGGATGTCTCTAGGTGAAGAAACAATTAGGCCTCTTGCAGAGTTTCAAAATATTGTTTTTGAAGTACCATTTATACATGGACTGTTTTTATGTTTAATGTATAATTGTGAAAGAAAAATCTCATACATTTAGCCTTTTTTCTTAGTTTAGATTGTTGATAGTTAAGCTTTGCCCTTCATTTGTTTCTATGATTCTATCCTTATAGGTTCACCTGAAGTGAAGTGAAATATAATAGACTAATAGCAAAATGTAAATGAGAATCTGCAGAATTTATCCTAGGATTTGGGTCCTCTAAAGTGATTTCACTTCACAACTATTAATAGTGattatatattttcaaaagTCAATTAAGTAGCTCAATTAATGAATGTGATGACTTATTTTACCTTATAAGCGAGTCTCTCATTTTAGAGGAGTCGAACCCATTTTCCTCTTGACCACGTCGTTTTTTTTGTCTTCTAACTAAATTGAGAACCTAGCTTGCCTTATTATACCAAGAGATGACTATCTTAgagttcatcttcatcattattttttttgaaggcAGAGTTCATCTTCAACATTACTGGAACCTAGTTTGCCTTATTATACCAATACCTTATTGGTAGAAATAGTTGCTATACATTGAATGTTTAATGATGAGATATGATTAGAAATGtgtataaacttttttttaatcaatagaCATGTATATAAACGAATAATAATATCTCCACACCTAATTTTTTAGGTGTGGTGAGGTGGAGAAagagaaataagaagaaaagggagagaaagtaaaaatgtgatagatgatttgattgatagtaAAAGtgaaatatatagaaaatgaatGTGGAAAAGAAATGGGaagatgtgtatatatcataactctatATAAACTACTTAAGCTGAAAACGTATACCAGTTAAATTAACTTTAAAAAAAGACTTTGTAAAGAACTATGAAAATGTTGAATCGGAATAAATTATTCAAAAACATCATTGTTGGAAgtaaaatgtgaaataaaagcAAGCAGAAGTTTACAAATTGCTTTAAGTAAAAATGAAAAGTGCTTTATAGACCAGGCAGGGCATGCCAAATTGCCAACAATAAAAAACAACTAGAAAAGGTTTATGAGATAAGGCTATGAAATGACTCGTATATTAACCAATTGGTAAAATTAAAAGATAACATAATATAtcaaatatctttaaaaaaaacataatatataaaataaatataaatttaaaaacgtAAATTTAAATTGAATTATTGGTATTTTCAGAGCATAATTATCTGAAACTTAAAGTCTTACATTAATCATTGGTATCTTCAGCATCTAACTCAAAAAACGATTGACCCGGAAAAATACAAaacaaaattgaattattattttttccccTTTTCATTTGCTAAGAAAAAAAACCTCGCAAGCTCATCGTCCCGTGGAACCAGCGACAACAATAGTTGTATTTTCTTATCATTTGATTTGATTCCAAAAAAGCAAACTTTCGTGGAAACAAGCGAATGATTAGTGTTCTTCTTCCATACCCAGATTTCAATTCCAGGTATTTTCTGcttttcaaatcaaaattaagaTTTTCCCCCTTTTCATACATGTAGAAATTTAATTTTCCTATACTTTTCAAagagaaaattgaaaaataaggtTTACCCATTTTCACATAGCTTAAAAAGTTTAAATATTTGGTTTTatatttttgatttttgatttttgattttttctccCTGTGGCTGCTATAAAATGATAATTGAAGAAATGGGTTGCCCTCAAAATTTGTTTTAGAATTGTGGTGATTGCATAGCTAAGGTGTGAATTTTGGGTTGTTGATGTGATGTTAGAGT from Lotus japonicus ecotype B-129 chromosome 2, LjGifu_v1.2 includes:
- the LOC130739768 gene encoding UDP-glycosyltransferase 708G1-like, whose protein sequence is MSPASVVHVALLPSAGMGHLTPFLRLAALLVRHHCHVTLITPQPTVSKAEQHLLTRFQSSFPDVNQVQFHVVPPDEDVPSAADPFFLQFAAIRRSSHLLSPILASLSPPLSAFVYDMTLISPVLPIANTLGVPYYILFTSSATMFSFYSYFPSLPAPQSFPDVVEIPGVLAIPKSSIPPPLMIPNSIFGNLFKEDSPKLTKLHGVFINTFEGLEAVSLEALNCGKVVKELPPVYPVGPFVPCEFEKVDQKGAPLTWLDDQPDGSVVYVCFGSRTALGRDQIRELGDGLVRSGCRFLWVVKDKKVDKEDEEGLDGLLGEELVERIKEKGLVVKEWVDQSEILGHKAVRGFVSHCGWNSVIEAAWCGVPILGWPQIGDQKINAEVVSKSGWGVWKKDWGWEGERVVKGEEIGEAVKEMMNNESLKIRAVQVKEDARKAISVGGGCEIALQNLREEWKKIVKNI
- the LOC130739769 gene encoding uncharacterized protein LOC130739769 codes for the protein MGASSLPSFIQVMPSSHEKLSTHQKKFQIGIPTRDTQFSWSFSSPPSCKVLHKSLPLAASIAILLWSSPAHAGFMSGISGLESVPGPQLPQIDFLSRRNEENQKMYAENDARFKSSPLLKKLLEQSESKKEKNRKEIENKYCLRGAEWGVGDCSAEGMTPDEREKFIAMLKQRVEESN